A window of the Brassica napus cultivar Da-Ae chromosome A2, Da-Ae, whole genome shotgun sequence genome harbors these coding sequences:
- the BNAA02G28660D gene encoding 30S ribosomal protein S21, chloroplastic, whose product MASSFSLTSFISSISPFKPQTKPTPPPPSLALPTPTVSHNRRNKNDLAIEKPPSSTASLSSELASVICPSLAYANTLFFSSSGYNVQVFVEDNESEERLVNRFRREVMRTGVIQECKRRRYFENKQDEKKRRTRDAAKRNKKRRPFAKFTQETREEAAAAATKSKKKDEEEDNWEMPDGDVPS is encoded by the exons ATGGCGTCTTCCTTCTCACTCACgagcttcatctcctccatctcTCCCTTCAAACCTCAAACCAAACCTACTCCTCCTCCTCCGAGCCTCGCTCTCCCTACTCCAACAGTCTCACACAACAGGCGGAATAAGAACGATCTCGCCATCGAGAAACCTCCTTCTTCCACCGCTTCGCTTTCCTCGGAGCTCGCTTCCGTGATATGTCCGTCGCTTGCGTACGCGAACACGCTCTTCTTCAGCAGCTCGGGGTACAACGTGCAGGTGTTTGTGGAGGATAACGAGTCTGAGGAGAGGCTGGTGAATCGTTTCAGAAGGGAAGTGATGAGAACCGGAGTTATACAGGAATGTAAGAGAAGGAGATACTTCGAGAACAAACAGGATGAGAAGAAGCGTAGGACTCGTGATGCTGCTAAGCGTAACAAGAAAAG GCGTCCTTTTGCAAAGTTTACTCAAGAGACTAGAGAAGAAGCAGCAGCGGCAGCAACCAAGAGTAagaagaaggatgaagaagaagataactgGGAGATGCCTGATGGAGATGTACCTTCTTGA